From a region of the Myxococcus stipitatus genome:
- a CDS encoding VTC domain-containing protein, whose product MLSFAEGEVTRLRREFKLVMEEHAALALCARLSRELGGHAPSPTRIVSVYFDRPGCPLAVRALRSPEDCLKVRTKEYLPDLGSGGVERVVLEVKRERHGLTQKRRVWVPRSDLGRVLRGGARLLPLITGGSLLPVLAVTYQRHIFQASQDWRVTVDRDIGYHRIAPELALSQLALTAERLGPPLAVERRVVVEVKHLGLELPDWLASLNPGGATSYSKFAEGMAKVHAFVVDGVARG is encoded by the coding sequence ATGCTGTCGTTCGCCGAGGGGGAAGTCACCAGGCTGCGGCGTGAGTTCAAGCTGGTGATGGAGGAGCATGCCGCGCTGGCGCTGTGCGCGCGGCTGTCGCGGGAGCTGGGCGGGCACGCGCCCTCGCCCACGCGTATCGTGTCCGTGTACTTCGACCGGCCGGGCTGTCCGCTGGCGGTGCGCGCGCTGCGCTCGCCGGAGGACTGCCTCAAGGTCCGCACCAAGGAATACCTGCCGGACCTGGGGTCCGGCGGCGTGGAGCGCGTGGTGCTGGAGGTGAAGCGCGAGCGCCATGGCCTGACCCAGAAGCGCCGCGTGTGGGTGCCCCGGTCGGACCTGGGGCGCGTGCTGCGGGGCGGCGCGCGGCTCCTGCCGCTCATCACGGGCGGGAGCCTGTTGCCCGTCCTGGCGGTGACGTACCAGCGCCACATCTTCCAGGCGTCACAGGACTGGCGGGTGACGGTGGATCGGGACATCGGCTACCACCGGATTGCGCCCGAGCTGGCCCTGTCACAGCTTGCCCTGACGGCGGAGCGGCTGGGCCCTCCGTTGGCCGTGGAGCGGCGCGTGGTGGTGGAGGTGAAGCATCTGGGACTCGAGCTGCCCGACTGGCTCGCGTCGCTCAATCCGGGCGGCGCGACGTCGTACAGCAAGTTCGCAGAGGGGATGGCGAAGGTCCACGCCTTCGTCGTGGATGGGGTCGCGAGGGGATAG
- a CDS encoding serine/threonine protein kinase, whose protein sequence is MNPQSFGKYQLLKKLATGGMAEVWLARQMGIEGFQKNLVVKRILPHLAEDREFVEMFRNEALIAARFNHPNIAQVYEFGEANGTYYIAMEFIHGEDLGRVMRKAASAGQWIARPLAIRIVAAACEGLHYAHSRLDDAGRPLRVVHRDISPQNILISFDGSVKLVDFGIAKAADQASLTKSGAIKGKFAYMAPEQAAGKPLDGRADIFAIGLVLYELLTGVRPLKRDSELATLQAAMECAIQPPSQVADVPEEMDPVVMRAVAKSADDRYRDARQFQTALEEILVGQRWVAGSVQISELMETLFADRLAEEKAQGQVVPVGEDSANSGAPMPPTPPPQERGRSRPSAADMNWEAPPGESPHRERGRSSPSRAAVPASAPPPRRTGGAPVVEEDPGEWDAPSGVMEAPQRRRAGTSDALRRPSNPNATQVARTSSRSDVRSAVTHPGEPPPAAAPRRTQTRAALAVDVDPAPPPRRPSAVHDLDERTRMEDEEDDERTMLPPPEPAPPPRRRTGMQSQVSAPEPPRRRTSSRAEMPPAPSRSRASLPATPASRAADEVNRAIDSSSQRARRTIATRNIATAGFIVGLLAVVAIFHKPLLAVLSATASDGQGVLVTVNTNERVKVSVRHTERCGSSKPVTELGFTPMTLVSGAHLQDTLILENEQQGIYKEDTDTLAFGEPGQAKVLTHEFRRGHLLLLLKPENVKGISVRRNGQEVGIYQGTSGKSGLKIDLMEGRHKLELTGGPLREPILFEVEIKPNQPTRQTEDLSAFIG, encoded by the coding sequence ATGAACCCTCAATCGTTCGGGAAATACCAGCTCCTGAAGAAGCTCGCCACCGGCGGCATGGCCGAGGTGTGGCTGGCGCGTCAGATGGGCATCGAGGGGTTCCAAAAGAACCTCGTCGTGAAGCGCATCCTTCCGCATCTGGCGGAGGATCGTGAATTCGTGGAGATGTTCCGGAACGAGGCGCTCATCGCCGCGCGCTTCAACCATCCGAACATCGCGCAGGTCTACGAGTTCGGCGAGGCGAACGGGACCTATTACATCGCCATGGAGTTCATCCACGGCGAGGACCTGGGCCGCGTCATGCGCAAGGCGGCCAGCGCGGGGCAGTGGATCGCCCGGCCGTTGGCCATCCGCATCGTCGCCGCCGCGTGCGAGGGACTGCACTACGCCCACAGCCGCCTGGACGACGCGGGCCGGCCGCTGCGCGTGGTGCACCGCGACATCTCGCCCCAGAACATCCTCATCAGCTTCGACGGTTCGGTGAAGCTGGTGGACTTCGGTATCGCCAAGGCGGCGGACCAGGCGTCGCTGACCAAGTCGGGCGCCATCAAGGGCAAGTTCGCGTACATGGCCCCGGAGCAGGCCGCCGGCAAGCCGCTGGACGGACGCGCGGACATCTTCGCCATCGGCCTGGTGCTCTACGAGCTGCTCACCGGCGTGCGCCCGCTCAAGCGCGACTCGGAGCTCGCCACGCTCCAGGCCGCCATGGAGTGCGCCATCCAGCCGCCGTCGCAGGTGGCGGACGTGCCGGAGGAGATGGACCCGGTGGTGATGCGCGCGGTCGCCAAGAGCGCGGATGACCGCTACCGGGACGCGCGTCAGTTCCAGACGGCGCTGGAGGAGATCCTCGTCGGTCAGCGCTGGGTGGCTGGCTCCGTGCAGATCTCGGAGCTGATGGAGACGCTCTTCGCGGACCGGCTGGCCGAGGAGAAGGCGCAGGGGCAGGTCGTCCCCGTGGGCGAGGACTCCGCCAACTCCGGCGCGCCGATGCCTCCCACGCCTCCGCCCCAGGAGCGCGGGCGGAGCCGTCCGTCCGCCGCGGACATGAACTGGGAGGCGCCCCCGGGCGAGTCTCCTCACCGGGAGCGCGGTCGCTCCTCGCCGTCGCGGGCCGCGGTGCCGGCCTCTGCGCCGCCGCCGCGCCGCACCGGTGGCGCGCCCGTCGTCGAGGAGGACCCCGGTGAGTGGGACGCGCCCTCCGGAGTGATGGAGGCGCCCCAGCGTCGTCGCGCCGGCACGTCGGACGCGCTGCGACGCCCCAGCAACCCCAACGCCACGCAGGTGGCGCGCACCAGCTCTCGCTCGGACGTGCGCAGCGCGGTCACCCATCCGGGAGAGCCGCCGCCGGCCGCGGCGCCGCGGCGCACCCAGACGCGCGCCGCCCTGGCGGTGGACGTCGACCCGGCGCCGCCCCCGCGACGTCCGTCCGCCGTGCACGACCTGGACGAGCGCACGCGGATGGAGGACGAGGAGGACGACGAGCGGACGATGCTGCCGCCGCCGGAGCCCGCGCCTCCGCCACGGCGTCGCACGGGGATGCAGTCCCAGGTCTCCGCGCCGGAGCCGCCCCGGCGCCGCACCTCCAGCCGCGCGGAGATGCCGCCCGCGCCGTCGCGCTCGCGCGCTTCGCTGCCCGCCACCCCGGCCTCCCGGGCCGCGGACGAAGTCAACCGGGCCATCGACTCCAGCAGCCAGCGCGCGCGTCGCACCATCGCCACGCGCAACATCGCCACCGCGGGCTTCATCGTCGGCCTGCTGGCGGTGGTCGCCATCTTCCACAAGCCCCTGCTCGCGGTGCTCAGCGCCACGGCGTCGGACGGGCAGGGCGTGCTCGTCACCGTCAACACCAACGAGCGGGTGAAGGTGTCCGTGCGCCACACCGAGCGCTGTGGCTCCTCCAAGCCCGTCACGGAGCTGGGCTTCACGCCCATGACGCTCGTGTCCGGCGCGCACCTGCAGGACACGCTCATCCTGGAGAACGAGCAGCAGGGCATCTACAAGGAAGACACCGACACGCTGGCCTTCGGAGAGCCGGGGCAGGCGAAGGTGCTCACCCACGAGTTCCGCCGCGGCCACCTGCTGCTCCTGCTGAAGCCGGAGAACGTGAAGGGCATCTCCGTGCGCCGCAACGGCCAGGAGGTCGGCATCTACCAGGGCACCAGCGGCAAGTCGGGGCTGAAGATCGACCTCATGGAGGGGCGCCACAAGCTGGAGCTGACCGGCGGTCCGCTGCGCGAGCCCATCCTCTTCGAGGTGGAGATCAAGCCCAACCAGCCCACGCGGCAGACCGAGGACCTGTCGGCCTTCATCGGCTGA
- a CDS encoding rhodanese-like domain-containing protein gives MPIPGITPARLAELLAGPPESRPALLDVRFPQEHAFVALPDSLLIPLPELFDHAEELEALRGRRVVVYCHHGVRSLDGAAYLLSLGLDAVSLDGGIDRYSLEVDPSLPRYY, from the coding sequence ATGCCCATCCCTGGAATCACGCCCGCGCGCCTCGCCGAGCTGCTGGCGGGCCCGCCCGAATCCCGCCCGGCGCTGCTCGACGTGCGCTTCCCCCAGGAGCACGCCTTCGTCGCCCTGCCCGACTCGCTCCTCATCCCGCTGCCGGAGCTGTTCGACCACGCCGAGGAGCTGGAGGCCCTGCGGGGCCGGCGCGTCGTCGTCTACTGCCACCACGGCGTGCGCAGCCTGGACGGCGCGGCCTACCTGCTGTCGCTGGGGCTGGACGCCGTGTCGCTCGACGGCGGCATCGACCGCTACTCGCTCGAGGTCGACCCGTCGCTGCCCCGCTACTACTGA
- the moeB gene encoding molybdopterin-synthase adenylyltransferase MoeB gives MAPTFRELLAGVKQEIREITVDEVKRLLDGRAAVKLIDVREADEYAGGRLPGAVHIPRGYLELRIEERAGRDEELVVYCAGGTRSALAVRTLKELGYTRVASLAGGFNRWSDAALPVEKPFVLTAEQKERYRRHLILPEVGEEGQARLLKARVLLMGAGGLGSPAALYLAAAGVGTLGIVDSDVVDLSNLQRQVLHTQERQGQPKVVSARAAIEALNPDVNVVPFQERLTSHNVLRVLEGFDLVLDGGDNFPTRYLLNDACVMRGLPNIHGSVFRFEGQVTTFVPGQGPCYRCLYPAPPPPELAPSCAEAGVLGVLPGLIGLLQANEALKLILGKGEPLVGRLVTFDALGTRFQELKLRRDTACPVCAPGAKVELIDYERFCSTAA, from the coding sequence ATGGCCCCCACCTTCCGAGAACTGCTCGCCGGAGTGAAGCAGGAGATCCGCGAAATCACCGTGGACGAGGTGAAGCGGCTGCTGGACGGGCGGGCGGCGGTGAAGCTCATCGACGTGCGGGAGGCGGACGAGTACGCGGGGGGGCGCCTGCCCGGCGCGGTGCACATCCCCCGGGGCTACCTGGAGCTGCGCATCGAGGAGCGTGCGGGGCGGGACGAGGAGCTGGTCGTCTACTGCGCCGGCGGGACGCGCTCGGCGCTGGCGGTCCGGACGCTGAAGGAGCTGGGCTACACGCGGGTGGCGTCGCTGGCGGGGGGCTTCAACCGGTGGAGCGACGCGGCCCTCCCGGTGGAGAAGCCCTTCGTCCTCACCGCGGAGCAGAAGGAGCGCTACCGCCGCCACCTCATCCTCCCGGAGGTGGGGGAGGAAGGACAGGCGAGGCTCTTGAAGGCGCGCGTGCTGCTCATGGGCGCCGGGGGCCTGGGCTCGCCCGCCGCGCTGTACCTGGCCGCCGCGGGCGTGGGCACGTTGGGCATCGTCGACTCGGACGTGGTGGACCTGAGCAACCTCCAGCGCCAGGTGCTGCACACCCAGGAGCGCCAGGGGCAGCCCAAGGTGGTGAGCGCCCGGGCGGCCATCGAGGCGCTGAACCCGGACGTGAACGTCGTGCCCTTCCAGGAGCGGCTCACCTCGCACAACGTGCTGCGGGTGCTCGAGGGCTTCGACCTGGTGCTGGACGGCGGAGACAACTTCCCCACCCGCTACCTGCTCAACGACGCGTGCGTCATGCGGGGCCTGCCCAACATCCACGGCTCCGTGTTCCGCTTCGAGGGGCAGGTCACGACGTTCGTGCCCGGCCAGGGCCCGTGCTACCGCTGCCTCTACCCCGCGCCGCCACCGCCGGAGCTGGCGCCCTCGTGCGCGGAGGCCGGAGTGCTGGGCGTGCTGCCGGGGCTCATCGGGCTGCTCCAGGCCAACGAGGCCCTCAAGCTCATCCTCGGCAAGGGCGAGCCGCTCGTCGGCCGGCTCGTCACGTTCGACGCGCTGGGCACGCGCTTCCAGGAGCTGAAGCTGCGGCGGGACACGGCCTGTCCGGTCTGCGCCCCGGGCGCGAAGGTGGAGCTCATCGACTACGAGCGCTTCTGCTCCACCGCCGCCTGA
- a CDS encoding HesB/IscA family protein yields the protein MDTTTTTTPAPAQAPQAAPQAPVLLTEAAVRQVKEVIKAQGFEGYFFSIRVVPAGCSGLGYDLNLVKESKAGDTVWEQDGVKIATDGMSSQYLGGTEIDYVSAITGSGFKFNNPNAKSSCGCGTSFTT from the coding sequence ATGGATACGACGACCACGACGACCCCCGCTCCCGCCCAGGCTCCCCAGGCCGCCCCGCAGGCGCCCGTGCTCCTGACGGAGGCCGCCGTCCGGCAGGTGAAGGAGGTCATCAAGGCCCAGGGCTTCGAGGGCTACTTCTTCTCCATCCGCGTCGTGCCGGCCGGCTGCAGCGGCCTGGGCTACGACCTGAACCTGGTCAAGGAGTCGAAGGCCGGCGACACCGTCTGGGAGCAGGACGGCGTGAAGATCGCCACCGACGGCATGAGCAGCCAGTACCTGGGCGGCACGGAGATCGACTACGTCTCCGCCATCACCGGTTCGGGCTTCAAGTTCAACAACCCGAACGCGAAGTCGTCCTGCGGCTGCGGCACGTCGTTCACGACCTGA
- a CDS encoding acyl-CoA thioesterase translates to MSDLSPKRAKDTEVVMTQLILPPDANNLDAAFGGKVMEWIDICGAVAAQRHCRQVVVTASMDDLHFHAPTKVGWVALLHSRVLAAFRTSMEVGVTVHAENPLTGDRTLTTSALLTFVAIDKDGKRVPVPPLLVETEAEREAFREAEARRAQRLARQKENQSWLKVMKPIAGA, encoded by the coding sequence ATGAGCGACCTGAGCCCCAAGCGCGCCAAGGACACGGAGGTGGTGATGACACAGCTCATCCTGCCTCCAGACGCCAACAACCTGGACGCCGCGTTCGGCGGAAAGGTGATGGAGTGGATCGACATCTGCGGCGCGGTGGCCGCCCAGCGCCACTGCCGGCAGGTCGTCGTCACCGCGTCCATGGATGACCTGCACTTCCACGCCCCCACCAAGGTGGGCTGGGTGGCGCTGCTGCACTCGCGCGTGCTGGCCGCCTTCCGCACCTCCATGGAGGTGGGCGTCACGGTGCACGCGGAGAACCCGCTCACCGGAGACCGGACCCTCACCACCAGCGCGCTCCTGACGTTCGTCGCCATCGACAAGGACGGCAAGCGCGTGCCGGTGCCGCCGCTGCTCGTGGAGACGGAGGCGGAGCGGGAGGCCTTCCGCGAGGCGGAGGCCCGGCGCGCCCAGCGCCTCGCCCGTCAGAAGGAGAACCAGTCCTGGCTGAAGGTGATGAAGCCCATCGCCGGCGCCTGA
- a CDS encoding deoxynucleoside kinase, translated as MPRTSSRQRPTPPAAPVESPPPSAPDKATASTSGRNKLKVKAPKGRRFVALAGNIGAGKTTAAKMLSQSFGYELFDEPVIDNRFLKDYYADMSRWSFTLQLEFLIRRVEHHELIHSYRRSCVQDRTLYEDPEIFAKYLHGLGHMTNAELDLYYEYFQRLSRHIIRPDKVICFEVGSVDVLLDRIRTRGREEEKGIRPQFLRGLNGYYASFPLVLQEKYGVECLVMDVSRQDIRRGKGREEFLDRVSSFLA; from the coding sequence ATGCCTCGTACGTCTTCGCGTCAGCGTCCCACACCGCCCGCGGCCCCCGTCGAATCGCCTCCACCCTCCGCGCCCGACAAGGCCACCGCATCCACGAGCGGGCGCAACAAGCTGAAGGTGAAGGCCCCCAAGGGGCGTCGGTTCGTGGCGCTGGCGGGCAACATCGGCGCGGGCAAGACGACGGCGGCGAAGATGCTCAGTCAGAGCTTCGGCTACGAGCTGTTCGACGAGCCCGTCATCGACAACCGCTTCCTCAAGGACTACTACGCGGACATGTCGCGCTGGTCCTTCACGCTCCAGCTCGAGTTCCTCATCCGCCGCGTGGAGCACCACGAGCTCATCCACTCGTACCGGCGCAGCTGTGTCCAGGACCGCACGCTCTACGAGGACCCGGAGATCTTCGCCAAGTACCTGCACGGCCTGGGGCACATGACGAACGCGGAGCTGGACCTGTACTACGAGTACTTCCAGCGGCTGTCGCGCCACATCATCCGGCCCGACAAGGTCATCTGCTTCGAGGTGGGCAGCGTGGACGTGCTGTTGGACCGCATCCGCACCCGGGGCCGCGAGGAGGAGAAGGGCATCCGTCCGCAGTTCCTCCGGGGCCTCAACGGGTACTACGCGTCCTTCCCGCTCGTCCTCCAGGAGAAGTACGGCGTGGAGTGTCTGGTCATGGACGTCTCCCGGCAGGACATCCGGCGGGGCAAGGGACGCGAGGAGTTCCTGGACCGCGTCTCGTCGTTCCTGGCATGA
- a CDS encoding glycerophosphodiester phosphodiesterase, translating to MRGQPTFLRGLRPTLHISHRGGALLAPENTLDAFRQAVERYRTDMLELDVHVTRDAQVVVAHDATLERCTDGHGPLDAFTLAELRELDAGYGFTPDAGRTFPFRGRGVRIPTLREVLRAFPSLRLNVELKPDVEGHEDVLARLLETEDAVDRVCIGSEQDGVGERLARRLPEACHFYPRDALAAFVIALRAGEAPPEDDRFQVLDMPLYFGDVRLVDADFLRACEARGKWVNVWTVDDPAEMDQLLAERVGGVMTDRPDLLRQRMDALAKPG from the coding sequence ATGCGCGGCCAGCCCACTTTCCTCCGAGGACTGCGGCCCACGCTGCATATTTCGCATCGTGGGGGCGCGCTGCTCGCGCCGGAGAACACGCTCGACGCGTTCCGTCAGGCCGTCGAGCGCTACCGCACGGACATGCTGGAGCTGGACGTCCACGTGACGCGCGACGCCCAGGTCGTCGTGGCCCACGACGCCACGCTGGAGCGCTGCACGGACGGCCACGGCCCGCTCGACGCGTTCACGCTCGCGGAGTTGCGGGAGCTGGACGCGGGGTACGGCTTCACGCCGGACGCGGGCCGCACCTTTCCCTTCCGGGGTCGGGGGGTGCGCATCCCCACGCTGCGGGAGGTGCTGCGCGCCTTCCCCTCGCTGCGGCTCAACGTGGAGCTCAAGCCGGACGTGGAGGGCCACGAGGACGTGCTCGCCCGGCTGCTGGAGACCGAGGACGCGGTGGACCGGGTCTGCATCGGCAGCGAGCAGGACGGGGTGGGCGAGCGGCTCGCGCGGAGGCTGCCCGAGGCGTGCCACTTCTACCCGCGCGACGCGCTGGCCGCCTTCGTCATCGCCCTGCGCGCGGGGGAGGCGCCGCCGGAGGACGACCGCTTCCAGGTGCTCGACATGCCGCTGTACTTCGGCGACGTGCGGCTGGTGGACGCGGACTTCCTGCGCGCGTGCGAGGCGCGCGGCAAATGGGTCAACGTGTGGACCGTGGACGACCCGGCGGAGATGGACCAGCTGCTGGCCGAGCGGGTCGGCGGGGTGATGACCGACCGGCCGGACCTGTTGAGGCAGCGAATGGACGCCCTCGCCAAGCCGGGTTAA
- a CDS encoding serine/threonine-protein kinase, whose amino-acid sequence MNSPQTAIPFGQYQLIKRLAVGGMAELFLAQRPPDPELVVLKRILPYLSEEPEFVQMFLDEARIAAQLHHPNIVQVHELGKEGDNIFIAMEYVEGVDLRRVVAEEAKFGASVPCGVAARICAHVAAGLDYAHQSRGVDGRPLELIHRDVSPQNVMIAYDGRVKLVDFGIAKAGAFMERSKPGVIKGKFLYLAPEQVSQERLDHRADLFALGTMLYEITTGKQPFAKPTTEGILYAIRFEDPQPPHLLRADYPQGLSRIIMRCLAKDRNQRYPRASAVCEDLEDFLQSGELRQSLDIAEYVARLLGEEEERTILHIPMAKGMGRKDATVPLMGNKGAAAEPPRRLAPLDTTAPTLSATTPMSEQATASPGLTARPSPRRASADALPAASWRDEPEPATQMARPRDLPTGLGVDDELDGELSTSIHTSPAGHVVSRAEALEDEDFGDGESTIPQRQGRRSDARPSGSQKRPGPPLPEPSVAPRTAAPLEPPPAPRSAPPLAPPPSPRVPTHAEAPRTPDPRQRRPTSAPAPAVVPPRRPPVPEEAGDESISLTVPVRRQSVLDVEASQSVSLTTPMRRISSVDVESQDSVSLTTPMRRPSLVDAEASQSVSLTTPMRRMSSVDVESQDSVSLTPPTVNQRHASRPVMPASRAPAAPPAVGDEDDHFHTDASLSGALTDPRPHHRDDDDDESTAGYAGYDYDTEGLPASGGNRWLWPVIGLLLLLTLAAVLWWALSGRPRPMAPAPDLSAQALKPQPRPAPAPPPATVHAAAAASPPPSDATTDAGTPATGGAGTHADAQPTPPEPASAPPPPTEPALVAVRFEAPARTQLKQEGGDKLAVNALLNLPAGPLRVSFACPGRRAPRGKKSYVIEPGSEGPLVLSVPCKARR is encoded by the coding sequence GTGAACTCGCCCCAGACGGCCATACCGTTCGGCCAGTACCAGTTGATCAAACGGCTCGCCGTGGGTGGGATGGCGGAGCTGTTCCTGGCACAGCGTCCGCCGGATCCAGAGCTGGTCGTCCTGAAGCGGATCCTCCCCTACCTGTCGGAGGAGCCCGAGTTCGTCCAGATGTTCCTGGACGAGGCGCGCATCGCCGCGCAGCTGCACCACCCCAACATCGTGCAGGTGCACGAACTGGGGAAGGAGGGCGACAACATCTTCATCGCCATGGAGTACGTGGAGGGCGTGGACCTGCGGCGCGTGGTGGCCGAGGAGGCGAAGTTCGGCGCCTCCGTGCCCTGCGGCGTGGCGGCCCGCATCTGCGCGCACGTGGCGGCGGGGCTCGACTACGCGCACCAGAGCCGGGGCGTGGACGGGCGCCCGCTGGAGCTCATCCACCGGGACGTCAGCCCCCAGAACGTGATGATCGCCTACGACGGGCGCGTCAAGCTGGTGGACTTCGGCATCGCCAAGGCCGGCGCGTTCATGGAGCGCAGCAAGCCCGGCGTCATCAAGGGGAAGTTCCTCTACCTGGCCCCGGAGCAGGTGTCGCAGGAGCGGCTGGACCACCGCGCGGACCTCTTCGCGCTGGGCACCATGCTGTACGAAATCACCACCGGCAAACAGCCCTTCGCCAAGCCCACGACGGAGGGCATCCTCTACGCCATCCGCTTCGAGGACCCGCAGCCGCCGCACCTGCTGCGCGCGGACTATCCGCAGGGGCTGTCGCGCATCATCATGCGCTGCCTGGCCAAGGACCGGAACCAGCGCTACCCGCGCGCCTCCGCCGTGTGCGAGGACCTGGAGGACTTCCTCCAGTCGGGCGAGCTGCGGCAGAGCCTGGACATCGCGGAGTACGTCGCGCGGCTGCTGGGCGAGGAGGAGGAGCGCACCATCCTCCACATCCCCATGGCCAAGGGCATGGGGCGCAAGGACGCCACCGTCCCGTTGATGGGCAACAAGGGAGCCGCCGCGGAGCCACCCCGGCGCCTGGCGCCGCTGGACACCACCGCGCCCACGCTGTCCGCCACCACGCCCATGTCGGAGCAGGCCACGGCCTCGCCGGGGCTCACCGCCCGGCCCTCGCCCCGGCGCGCCTCGGCGGACGCGCTCCCCGCGGCGTCCTGGCGCGACGAACCGGAGCCCGCCACGCAGATGGCGCGCCCCAGGGATCTGCCCACGGGGCTCGGGGTGGACGACGAGCTCGACGGGGAGCTGTCCACCTCCATCCACACCTCGCCCGCGGGCCACGTCGTGTCGCGCGCCGAGGCGCTCGAGGACGAGGACTTCGGGGATGGCGAGTCCACGATTCCCCAGCGCCAGGGCCGCCGGTCGGACGCGCGCCCCTCCGGTTCGCAGAAGCGCCCCGGCCCGCCACTGCCCGAGCCGTCCGTCGCGCCACGGACCGCCGCGCCGCTGGAGCCGCCCCCGGCGCCCCGGTCCGCGCCGCCCCTGGCGCCTCCGCCCTCGCCGCGCGTCCCGACCCACGCCGAGGCTCCGCGCACGCCGGATCCCCGCCAGCGGCGCCCGACGTCCGCCCCCGCCCCAGCGGTGGTTCCTCCGCGCCGCCCACCCGTGCCGGAGGAGGCGGGGGACGAGTCCATCTCCCTGACGGTGCCGGTGCGCCGGCAGTCCGTGCTGGACGTGGAGGCGTCGCAGTCCGTGTCGCTCACCACGCCCATGCGGCGCATCTCCTCCGTGGACGTGGAGTCGCAGGACTCCGTGTCGCTCACCACGCCCATGCGCCGGCCGTCGCTGGTGGACGCGGAGGCGTCGCAGTCCGTGTCGCTCACCACGCCCATGCGGCGCATGTCGTCCGTGGACGTGGAGTCGCAGGACTCCGTGTCGCTCACCCCGCCCACGGTGAACCAGCGACACGCCTCGCGCCCGGTGATGCCCGCCTCCCGCGCTCCCGCGGCGCCGCCCGCGGTGGGGGACGAGGACGACCACTTCCACACCGACGCCAGCCTGTCCGGCGCGCTCACCGACCCCCGGCCCCATCACCGCGACGACGATGACGACGAGTCCACCGCGGGTTACGCCGGCTACGACTACGACACCGAGGGGCTGCCCGCCTCGGGCGGCAACCGGTGGCTCTGGCCCGTCATCGGGCTGCTGCTCCTGCTGACGCTCGCCGCCGTCCTCTGGTGGGCCCTGAGCGGCCGCCCCCGGCCGATGGCTCCCGCGCCGGACCTGTCCGCCCAGGCGCTGAAGCCCCAGCCCCGGCCCGCTCCGGCGCCACCTCCGGCCACCGTCCACGCGGCCGCGGCCGCGTCGCCGCCTCCCTCCGACGCGACCACGGACGCGGGGACTCCCGCCACCGGCGGCGCGGGCACCCACGCCGACGCCCAGCCCACCCCCCCGGAACCCGCCTCCGCTCCGCCCCCTCCCACCGAGCCCGCGCTCGTGGCCGTCCGCTTCGAGGCCCCCGCACGCACCCAGCTCAAGCAGGAGGGCGGCGACAAGCTGGCCGTCAATGCCCTGCTGAACCTGCCCGCCGGTCCCCTCCGCGTCAGCTTCGCCTGCCCGGGTCGCCGTGCACCCAGGGGCAAGAAGTCCTACGTCATCGAACCTGGCAGTGAGGGTCCGCTCGTGCTCTCCGTGCCATGCAAGGCACGGCGCTAG
- a CDS encoding metallothionein, with product MTRNATRVVVGLLVGGLWVFAPGTARACEAHAQAAREAGEAKPQTASPAPDAKAVTPDPDVPERPLESLDSLIAGKCQCGSKADCTCKKGSCECSKCKPKRQVMDALRGRPAELKLDEARYDASAGIFI from the coding sequence ATGACACGCAACGCGACGAGGGTGGTGGTGGGACTGCTCGTGGGCGGACTGTGGGTGTTCGCGCCTGGGACGGCGCGGGCGTGCGAGGCCCACGCCCAGGCGGCGCGAGAGGCCGGTGAGGCGAAGCCCCAGACGGCTTCCCCGGCGCCGGACGCGAAGGCGGTGACGCCGGACCCGGACGTGCCGGAGCGTCCGCTGGAGTCGCTCGATTCGCTCATCGCCGGCAAGTGTCAGTGCGGCAGCAAGGCGGACTGCACGTGCAAGAAGGGCTCGTGCGAGTGCTCCAAGTGCAAGCCGAAGCGCCAGGTGATGGACGCGCTGCGAGGCCGGCCCGCGGAGCTGAAGCTCGACGAGGCCCGCTACGACGCCTCCGCCGGCATCTTCATCTAG